A window of Nocardia arthritidis genomic DNA:
GCTCGGCGAGGTCGGCGTCCGCGCGGCCACCAAGGAGCGCACGGAATTACACGCCTGGGACCGGGCCTGGATCGCGAACTCACCGTTCGTCGTCGTGAGCACCAGCGACGAGCACGGCAACTGTGACGCATCGCCGAAGGGCGACCCGGCTGGCTTCGTCAAGGTGCTCGACGACACCACCGTCGCCGTCCCGGAACGGCCCGGAAACCGCAGGGGCGACGGATATTTCAACATCTTGCGCAACCCGCACGTCGGCCTGCTCTTCCTGGTCCCGGGCCGCGGCGAGACGCTGCGGGTGAACGGCCGCGCCCGGCTGATCCGCGAG
This region includes:
- a CDS encoding pyridoxamine 5'-phosphate oxidase family protein — protein: MSNTTEISEINDPAELRELLGEVGVRAATKERTELHAWDRAWIANSPFVVVSTSDEHGNCDASPKGDPAGFVKVLDDTTVAVPERPGNRRGDGYFNILRNPHVGLLFLVPGRGETLRVNGRARLIREAPYFDDMIVRGHRPILAMEVAIDTIYFHCAKAMLRSSLWQPQDWPEPSLPGPARIVKDIQADITESVADLERHYSPENYRKKLYQD